GAGCGCAAGGGCGAGGCCGTCCCCGGTCGCGATGGCGGGGTTGGTGGTGCGCTCGTAGAGCCCGGCGAACCCCCCGGTCGCAAGCACGACCGCCCGGGCCCGCATGGCGGTCAACTCCCCGCCGAGCAGAGCCGCGACCCCGACGCACCGCCCCTCGGCCACAAGCAACTCCAGAACGTTCGCGCACGGCGGGAGTTCGATGCGTTCGTGGGCGGCGACAGCGCGGGTCAGGGCGTTCTGGATGGCGTCCCCGGTAGTGTCTTTTCTGTGGATGATCCTTGCGACCGAGTGCGCTCCTTCGCGGGTGAGCTTGAGTTCGCCGCTTTTTCCCCGGTCGAAGGGGACCCCGAGCTCTTCTACAAGGAGCCTTCGGACCATCTCCGGTCCCTCGGCGGCGAGGAGCCGTACGGCGTTTCGGTCCCCCGCTCCGACCCCGGCCTCCATCACGTCCTCGGCCAGAAGCTCCGGCGAGTCATCCGGCGAGGTGTAGATGATCCCGCCCTGAGCATAGCGGGTGTTGGACTCCTCCGGCTCGGGGGCTTTGGTGAGCAGCGCGACCCGCGAACCGGCTCTGGCCGCCGCGAGGGCCGCCACACAACCCGCAACCCCCGCTCCCACGACGATCACGTCGTACCGCTCCCGGGCCCGGCTCACAGCGAACCGCCCGTCTCCGGCGCGAGCTTCAGGGAGATATCCGCAGCCGTTGCGGAGTGGGTCAGCGCGCCGACGGAGATAAGGTCCGGCCCGGCTTCGGCGTACAGGCGGATGTTGTGCAGCCCAACGTTCCCGGAGACTTCAACGATGACCTCGGGACGCTCCCGGCGGATGATGCAGACGCACCCGGCTACTTCTTCGGGGGTCATGTTGTCGAACAGCACCGCGTCGGCCCCGGCGGAGACGGCCTCGTACAGCCCGGCTTCGTCCTCCACTTCGACCTCGACCTTGAGCAGGTGCGGCGCGCCGGTCTTCGCCAGCCTGACGGCCCGGCCGAGCCCACCTGCAACGGCGATGTGGTTGTCCTTTATAAGGACGCCGTCGTCGAGGCCGGAGCGGTGGTTCGTGCCGCCTCCGGCGAGGACGGCGGCTTTTTCGAGCGACCGCAAACCGGGCGTGGTCTTGCGGGTATCCGTCACCTTCGCCCCCGTTCCGGCGACTTCGGCAACGAACCGGGCCGTCAGCGTGGCGATGCCGGA
This sequence is a window from Rubrobacter indicoceani. Protein-coding genes within it:
- the nadC gene encoding carboxylating nicotinate-nucleotide diphosphorylase, encoding MGEAGTDHRERTAEGRFTPGLHDFIRAALAEDLGRGDKTSELTIPAEARAGGRFIAKSDLTVYGLAVARAVLEAHVPEGGITFTQRVSDGEAVEAGTVLAEIEGPARSILGAERVALNLIMRLSGIATLTARFVAEVAGTGAKVTDTRKTTPGLRSLEKAAVLAGGGTNHRSGLDDGVLIKDNHIAVAGGLGRAVRLAKTGAPHLLKVEVEVEDEAGLYEAVSAGADAVLFDNMTPEEVAGCVCIIRRERPEVIVEVSGNVGLHNIRLYAEAGPDLISVGALTHSATAADISLKLAPETGGSL